Within Diabrotica virgifera virgifera chromosome 7, PGI_DIABVI_V3a, the genomic segment agtagtgtgctatggaaacaacaaagaaacattttccagctgtcaacgtatattaggtcttttcaacgcttctcatttgtttcgagcctcgttcatatctcgtatattaatattatacacggattatacggcatatgacagaggctcgaaacaaatgagaagcgttgaaaagccctattacaaagaaataaaaacaactatttagtgatgacataaacgttcaaatttttgcccatcattttcgttgcaaacatttactctttcaagagtagattgaacagcagtctcaatttctgctctcgatatgctttgaatggcgtttagtattctctggataatgtattctagagtagtatatgatgggcaacaatttaaatatttaggtcgtcactaagtagttctttttgttctgtgttatatttaattttaatagtattgtttctctttatattgttgttttaattaattatatttttatacgttgacatctggaaaatgttattttgtttttttccacagcacactacttttcattaacttagtttaccggtaatagtaacagttatgtataaaatttacacgtttctcgagatatcttgagatagacaaaaggtatcgacatgcggttttcgctattctattgctaatttaatctaattttataaagtatgattaaaaatgcatacttgtatttaatattttccaaagaaaactagatttctgaaaaaaattaaataacgcctcccagctggcttattacttattaggatggttcaaaattatcaggCTTACATAGAAGAAAaatatctgtcttcaacaaggcccagttttcaaaatttgatttagcagaaccggacttacagccattttttcataacaaggttcccactcacccccacctcttatttgcaaaggtagagttaaacttgttaaatcaaatatgcgcagaatttgatgaagaatacaataatcggatttccagtgccccttcattaggaaaattttgtaaaatttagatttttttatttttgatattcaattacgccctctagcggtggacccataattatgaaaataatttccaggcttttcctgaggcaacttttgtaataaaattttttatttcaaagctctactataaaccgttcctgagatatggccgagagccattcttattgggccACCCGGTACAATCGTACTTTCCAATAATTCCATGACCATAAAATAAACACTAAATAGCATAACTTTACAATTGTATAACATTTTTACCTTAGAAAATCGTGTCAAATAATGGCCACTGTCTGTGTGCCAGGATTTAGATTCTTGATCTCACCGGAAATATGTGTATACACTCAGTTTTTATGttacatttatgttttatttataggggagtgcatatagattttcacttcggaacaaatcaaacaagatagaactttttgtaatttcattaagaaatgtttaataaacaagatatcaaaaagttctactcgagaagtgggtgcttcattttttattaaacaaatgaactacgaagtttgatgtttttttaaataactccgaaaatatcaattttagaacaaaactgacttgaccattgaaaaattcagaaaattttacaaaaaaaccttatataaagaagtctcttaaattaaatctgtatcttctataattttttatttataacgctagtcacccttctcacaaacatttgcgcactgtaaactagcgtacggcgaagtgcacggttgagttattttaaagtaattctttaactaatggatcaaataaaattttacaaattgaacctaaaagaagaataattaagctatcttatggttataataaaaagaaataaaatgtatgggcataagtactgtgggggcggaaagtgagccttacatgaattttgtttaaaaatgtgtaactaatataatttttcttaaaaaaccctcaattttgcacaacttacctttcaagcatcgtactaaatgatgtttcattcaaaaacaaatctcaaaaatttaattcaaatgatatgacgtcttaaaaaatgtaatttttgaaatcttcgtagttttatagaattaccaccactttaagacggtattactcaagtttgaacagatctattacagttttataagttgcttttttaaagcttaggatgtaatctttagaatgcactaaattattttactttagaaatgaaatagactcttcctttttgagaaaattaagaaagataacaaaaatgtaatacaaaaactgaaaattaccagctaaaaaaatgtttatataaagtgatcaaaacttttttctgtaaaacatacctaaaatacatttaataataaacttcaacaataataaatgatcaacaaaaattttttttagctcctatacagtatgtctgcgtaacttggaacctattgataacttttttattatcagtttcacgaaaaaaagttattctttataaaatactctgcatcgtatatcgtcggcttactgccaaaaccaaccaacTCCATTTTTAAAAGTTTCGAGAAACCCacatttaaactttaatttgaaatgaaaaatcgtctgaatttaaataatgatttaaGAATTGAAAAGTATGACAaacatatttttcagttattaaataatttttttaaattcagtcgattttcaatttcaaattaaagtttaaaaggtagatttcccaaaacttttaaaatggagttggttggctttggcagtaagccgacgatataatctaagatacaatcatcaaatatcaaatttaatgaattttatacgaggtatgtcaaaaaatatgaaattcactcaagagaaaagtatcgttaaatttcgcaatatcgaaaattgttattaagaaaagttgtttggaattaaaaaatttgttttagtgttcaattacatccttctaattaaaatattgtgaataataaaggcacttaactcataagaaaaattcatattttttacatacctcgtataaaattaaaaaagtttaatatctgatggttgtatcttagattttagaccagggagagcattttatgaagaataactttttttagtaaaagtgataataaaatagttatcataattgtaataaaatgatgatgagtatccgtaatttgagaaaaaattgaaaacatttttttgattagaataatgtaattgtatatttaaacatagtttttaatttcaaacaacttttcataatagcattttttgatattctgaaatataaaggtactttactctttaaggaaattcatatttttgacataactcgtataaaattgacaaaatttgatatctgatggttgagttttagatttttgactatccagagcattttatgaagaataactttttttcataaaattgataataaaaaagttttccatgtggttcctagctacggagacatactgtataagagcttctgtataagaatgttcaaattgcaatgccatattcggattccgtataatcaaaaacaaaatagaaacatatttgatcaaagtaaaatgatgaatttaacgatatttttaaaattattaatacaaaacaattgttattgtttaaacaattaataaacaattttttatatacaataatttaacatgtatataaactaacaaaaaaaagttttagaaaaatataagcttgtttgaatttttccgaaacaatgcatgttttcgttctaattgcactcccctattagttTAATGATTATATTAACATTCGCTACTTTTTCAGGATGTGGCACGAGGCAAGGCGACAAGAACGTAAAATTCGCGGAATGCTAGTGGACTACAGAAGAAGAGCTGAACGCAGACGCGATTTTTACGAAAGGATAAAAGCAGATCCCACCCAGTTCTTACAAATACATGGCAGACAATGTAAGATTCATTTGGACCAGAATACAGCAACGGCAGCTGATAATGCTGCAATGATGCCATGGCAGGGTCAAAGTGACAATCTGATAGATAGATTTGACGTTAGGGCTCATTTGGATTATATACCAAATGTCGAAAAAAGTGTTGAAGAAACACTCACCCAAGAAGAAAGAAACCTTAATTATGAAAGGTATAGAATAATTGctcaaaattcatttttagctATACCagaggaaaaatttttaaagcaattACACCTAGAAGAACAATTTGGGtacacagaaataaaaagtaaaaaagatGTTAAAGGTGGAGCTACTATTGGGTATAATTATGAGGATTCAACTAGTATGCCGGTTGAAGCAATTGATGAATCGGAGGAAGAAAATTCGGATAACGATTTAGATGTTGATTTGGCTATAAACGTTTCCAAAATGGATCCAGTACAAGCTAACGATTTGAATAAACATGGTCGTGGTTATGGAATGAGCTCAAATGATTTTTATTCATTCTTAATTAATGACTTAGAAGAAGCAGAAGCTGATAGGTTGGCAAgggaagaagaacaagaaaaagctTTGTTTTCGGGGCGAAAATCGCGAAGGGAAAGAAGGTACCATAGAGAAAAAAGACTAGCTAATAGAACAATAAGTCCTCCCAGTTACGCAGCTAAAGTTTCTCCACCACCTAATATTTTCGAACATAGATCCAAATCCCGTTCTAAGTCACCTTCCCCAGAAAACGCTGGAAAAATAACCTACATTACAAGCTTTGGAGAAGAGGAGGAAACTCCATCAAGTAGTAAAGCTATTCCCTCGAGTAAAACAAAATCAAAAGATAAAGCTGAATGTAACTCAGAGAAATCATCGTTGAAGAAACGCTTGTCACGGTCAAGGAGTAAAGACCGCTATTGCCACAGATCAAAAAATAACTCAAGAAGGAAAAGTAGATCGAGATCCTCATCCAGATCGCGATCAAAATTAGTGAGTGGAAGTAGGACTTATAATAATAGGAGAAGCCGTTCAAGAAGTATAAGCATTTCAAGGCTAAGAAGTGTAAGTGCTTCTAAAGGCCAATCTAACAACAAGAGACGTCGATCATCCTCTTCGTCATCCACATCGTCCACCTCGTCATCATCTTCAAGTTCTAGTTCCAGTAGTTCGGATTCTGATAAAAACTCGATCAAAAATCTCTTAGATACTGACAAGCAGAGTCCAGTCCAACCCGTAGACGGTCCTCCAAAGGTTATACCTAGATATTACGGTAGAAAGCGGTCTGACGAAAGTTCGTCTGAGCCTACTAGTGATCCTGAAGATAAAACTACAGTAGAGGATGGTAGTGTTGAGTCTCAAAATAAATCAGCATATTCCCGCACGAATTCAAATCCAAATACAGTATTGAGCATCGCAGAGCGTTTTAAACGGAAAAGGCAAGCATTACTAAATAAACAGTTCAAAGCAGATAAAATAGCGGAACAAATAAAAACTGAGAAAGAACGACTAGAACAACAAGCGAGAGTGGATGAGCTGAGGGAGATGTCTATTAAATTAAGAAAGCGGCAACGAGAAAAGCGTCATGCTAACGATAGTGGAAGGTCTTCAAGTTCTGATGAAAGTAGCGGAAGTAGTCATTCTTCATTTACTAAAGAGCAATCAATAAGTCCTATTCGTGAGAAGGAAAAAAGGAACGAGGCTAGTTCTAGTAACTCACGAAATCATGAGTCTAAACAGGATTATAGATATCGAAGAGATAGAAGATCCAGGTCCAGTAGCCGTAAAAGAACTAGTAGTAGAGATTGGAAACGAAATAGCAGGGATGCAGATATCAGGAATAAAAGAGATGAAAGGGATACAGGTAAGAGGGAGGATAGGGATAGGAGAGATAGGGATGACAGAGATAGGGAAGACAGAGATAGGGAAGACCGAGATAGGGAAGACCGAGATAGAAGAAATAGAGACTATGATAGAAGAGATAGAAGAAGAGATGAAGATGATAAATATAGAAGGGGTAGATAGGTTATTctcaaaaaatggatcaaatacTTTAAACCGTTTCTTATGAAGAATCGTAGTGTAATCTTTGAATATATACTTACGCCGTTTTACTCATATGATTATGTGTCCTGAAGAACCCTTTTTTTTCTAGATTTTGTAACGGCTGAAAGCTTTCATTTTTTCTGTTTGTACATCTTTCTAATTACTTGAGTGTGATAAGACTCTTCCAGGTCTTCCCGTTTTCTTCCTCATTTCTGGTATTTCAGTATTCTCCTTGAGTGCATTTGAATTACACCTCAATATCAACTAAGTTAATCCTTTGATTTCTCCTCGGATATTGATTTTCATTGTGGCTATTGTTCTGGTAAAGTTTTTTTTCATTCCATGTAGTttacttttagttttattgtaaaATGGAATCTCCATTACACTATTGCTACTACGAAGGTATTGTGTACTTTCGTTTTTTGCTTTTAATTCTATCACAGTATTGCAAACAAACAGTAGTGACACTCTCGGCGCCTTTAAATTTTTTGAAGTCCAGTTTTATACGAAAAGTTACGAATGGATTAGCTCAATGAAAAATCTTTCTGGTAATCATAATGACTAAAATCCTTATTGTAGGGCTTAGGGTTAGAAATATTAGACTAATTAAATATGTCAAAGAAGTTATCAAATCTTTGAATGATCTCAGTAGTTCCAACAGCTTTAAGAGGCAACATATTAAAACGATTCTACAatattaacgacgttctacaccttcggcaaagaattaaggatttgcatgaaattttagtatgttatagtttactatAAAAAACTAAGAcctgattttttaaaaattgttttaccgtgccgtttaattactattaagggtcaaagttaagtcttaacatgggctcttatggaaattcttaaaaagttaataacttttgacccaaatttacgatttttaattatttgtgcttaaattaaaggttttttttgtaaggaataacatattaaaaaatgaggattgtttaccgtaccatttatttttaatttatttattataattaattccgtaatttattataatttatttttataaaatattcaatactgaaacatatgatttgagtagtctgctataaatgcattgttaccaactttcgcttgcatataagtttcccccctttcctctgagaggcataccctgcaacgaaggtgtagaacgttaAACCAGCAGCAACTGTGCTACTACGCACCTGAGTTACTAGTCAAACCTTCCAGATTGAAATTATGTGGAAGCGCAGCGAGTTCTGCGACTTTTCGCCTCAATCTGTCTGCGCTGAAAAAAATGTGTAACTTCATCAAGGTCTCAGAGTGGCACTACTGTTTGTGATATTTACTGGGATTTTGTATTCTGGGAGTTAATTACAATTGTTtgattaaaaacattttattttacatttcGATCTCCAGCACAAAAGTTAGTAAAAAAGTATTTGAACATCAAATGTAGCCCttaatagtctaagatccgaatataggtcgatctgtactcATCTGCgtgccggatgaaacattgtttttattaaatttgatacatagacaaatatttctagcatgggttgcctatcaaaatcgtgtcgtagctatccttaaggggtgGGGCGTAGGGGTTggaatcaatatttcaagcacattttttttgaaaatatggtagaattgttttatttttaaatcaaatatgcatattcagtacaattcgtagattattcaagaaaaaattcaaagaaaaatattgaaacataagccaacggtggcaaatttttgaagacacctcaaaatataatgaattttgcggtggacatcagaactcatcattagCTCATGGtgaacaaaaaattcaaaaatattttattagcttataagTTTTTCGAGGTATCGCTGtcgatttttttagttttatcgacttttaactttttgatatcactcagaagtcaaaacaacgattttttttgcaaaaaaaaggtgaaaatcaacgtatttgttattgttaaacaaaaaataagcataaaacaaaaaatatctcgacagcgttacctcaaggattatctaaagaaaatatatacaaaattccaggtgagtcggtcaagtagtttttgagttacaatgtcagcctttgaaaaaagcgtttattgttaacttttattttcaatttcatttttgtctgtcaaatcatAAAATTATGCACACcggaatatttttttgaattgcggagtaatttacaaaagaaaagaaaacaaagctgttgaccgttgttcactacgttcaagcgtgctggcgctaATCTGCTTCAAAGCGAatcgaagatagggatattcaacaccatctccctaccttcgactcgctttgcagcaagttcgcgccagcgcacttgagcgtagtgagaaacgatcaacagctgttctcatatTCATTTGTAAATTATTCCGCGATTCAaagaacatattccggtgtgcatcgtgtgcatcactttacgatttgacagacaaaaaaaaattgaaaataaaagttgacaatactttaaacgcatttttctcaaaactacatttttcaaactctgtagacattgtaactcaaatctacttgaccaacccacctggaattttgtatatattttctttagacattccttgaggtaacgctttcgagatattttttgttttatactaattttttgtttaacaataataaatatgttgattttcacccttttttgcaaaaaaattcgttgttttgacttccgagtgatatcaaaaagtcaaaactaaaaaaactcgacagagttACCTTTAAAAACTCATACGCTAATAacatctttttgaattttttgtttaacatgattcaatgatgagttctgatgtccaccgcaaaattcattgttttttgaggtgtcttgaAAAATTTGCccccgttggcttatttttcaatatttttccttgaattttttcttaaatagtCTATGAATTCTACTGAATATGCctacttaatttaaaaataatataattctaccatactttcaaaaaaaaaacagtgtgcttgaaatgttgatttcaacccctacggccacCCCTTACGGacagctatgacacgattttgataggcaacccatgctagaaatatttgtctatgtatgaaatttaataaaaacaatgtttcatccggcaagcagatagGTACAGTTCGACCTATACTCGGATGCCTTACTATTAAGggtttataaaataataaatataccttttataaaggaatttttcattaaagttATTTGTGATTAGTgatatacagccagctacggaTAATTCTTTCTTGTaaagtctactattgttaaaaattattaatgtaTATAGCGAAATGTTTTGATTAACTTGTTTGCAAATCAATCATTACGTTTGTGCAAAGATCTGTTGGAACAAGAAGTGTACGTAGGTATAttgatatctcatccaatattaataaattaaggatcagtctacagcagcgtttcccaaccggtgggtcgcgacccactagtgagTCACGGGTGAGTtacaggtgggtcgcggcgtggctcttacagtaacTGAATAACgtacatacagtgagcacgtaaaggttggaattaattcattttttcgagaatggacgattttgtaaaaaaatcccgaaacaggtcaatttttatttttaaattacgactttttggcatatatatcatactagtgacgtcacccatctgggcgtgatgacgtcatcgatgattttttttaaatgagaataagggtcgtgtgatagctcatttgaaagataattcaattctctattcagtagtataaacattaatataattatttatacagggcgtccaaaaaaaaattttaattaaatttattgacaaaaagaagaatgtatttgtgtttatttgaaaactaattgtcggttttcgcttaaattaaatgttcaaatggtcaagaggcaggtgggttgcggcattaatattaaatttaagcaaaaaacaatatttatttgttaaagtaacatttttttctgttttctgagagcagtaaaatgtattttgaattaaataaattacataaattcttctttttatgccaataaatttatttcaaaaatttctttttggacaccctgtatggtATGgtaaattatgttaatgtttatactactgaatagagaattgaattgcctttaaaatgagctatcacacgaccctattctcatttaaaaaaatcattaatgacgtcatcacgcttagatgggtgacgtcactagtatgatatatatgccaaaaagtcgtaatttaaaaataaaaattgacctctttcgggatttttttttttgcaaaatcgtccattctcgagaaaatgaatttattccaacctttacgtgctcactgtatatatcaTCATGGGTGGGGGATGGTTCGCAAATacgaaaaaacatcagaaggtgggtcgccagacataaaaggttcgAAACCACTGGTCTAGagtaatattatgtattttttttcgataaatattttgtattgaatattttcacggccaacctaatgaaatttcacgtaatttttgttgcaataatTGTTTGGCTTAatgaatcacgaataactcacaaattaaagcaatgcttaagaaataaaaaagtaccataaaatataattttattataatactaaaatacagggtgttccatttgaaaaaaCTCAGACAACAATGATTCCGAGTTTACAACCAAGCCTGGAtactaaaattgaaaatttcgctATACCTATTaaaaatagtagactatattaaaaatcatttgaacataaatagattttttgatatcaaatcacgACATTTCtaatacgaaattaataaaaaagaccgtaattatcttttaaacatCGAGgcaaatccaaaaatgtaaaaatatacagggtgttccattaaaaaaatcataagtttcttAACCGTGTCAATCAGGAAGActttgtatatttaaaaatattttataatttgaCTTCCTCGCACTAATGCTTTATTAATACCTTTTGTTTGGCATACATATAGGATGGTGGTCGGCCTTATAGTTCCCATGTAAATGTATTCTATAGCTTTAATCTTACAATTGTGGCTAATCtcagaatatattatttaaaaagaaaaatattgtaCTAGCTTTAGAACCATATTAACTAGATGTCtccttaaaaatataatattatttttttggtgGTATGTTGCCGATTTTGTTGCTTTTACAAATACTTAAAGTCACAGTGAATCTCTATTTGGTTCTTATTGATATCCATCATTCTGTCATATAGGTGTGATAAATTTGTTTTATccatacattatttatttatttatttaactgcTTAGGTTGTGTGATACCTTATTCTCTCTATTACATAGAACCTAAGTTACATATatgttttgtgtgtttttttcGTGGGCTCACTTATTTGTAAGTTGTTTATACAAATAAAGATGAAAACATTTAGGTCTTTGTTCCATTGTTAATGATTTTTTGAATTATATAAGTACATATACTAAATTTACactcaagatgcagtagaaataaacaaaccaagacacgttaaatgctactatgaGCACTCCCGagtcataatttacaatgtatatgttacggtcAATGATGTAAATTAAACATTGACGTtgatggccgggcattgtcgtgaatgtccattttccttggttattaacgacaatgctcggccattaacgacaataaccttagctattggccaatgttgtaaaaacttaacgtaaatttagatttttcatcaataaccggtcaataacgacagtggccagaagcaaatggccaatgttgataaatcAATGCCTCAGCAGCCcatcggtgtaagtcaataagtgtttaaaatgagatactaagatgtttctgaaagtagttgcagaaatataagtagttattaaaaacaaataaaacgtacctatttatttatcataatatgggtaacatgttcataaatacaaacaaggaaataataatatttttatatacagtatggtgcaaatgaaaggaataaattcgttgttttgtaaaccggcgacttcaaggaaaaaaggatttttttaaattgaataaaTTTTATTCCTGAAGGCCAATCTTCAGTTTGGTTTTCATCCATCCATGCCCCTAACATTCCTTCTATATCCTTGTTAGCTCGCTTCACTGACCCCTGACTTTGGCTGTGTCTGGGTTTTCCATGAACAATTTTTACTTCCGGCCACATAGTGTGTAATTTAATTATAACTGAGTTAACGATTCTCGTCCATTATCAGAATCTAAAATAAGAGGTGCACCAAACGTTGTGTAAATTTCCAACAAGTTTATTGCAATTTCTTCagccttttttgtttttaaaggtTTCAAGATTACAAATTTCGTAAGATGGTCTTGGTATACCattataaatcaaaaatgaatgaattaaattattaaaatgcgTGAATTAAAATTTGAATGTAAAATTGGCTTCGAAACCAAACCTTTTCTTGGGTTACTACTCTTTTTCTGACACTGCATACAAAGTCGTAGGTAAATCATTATTGATTCCTTAGttacattacaataaaatttatttatttcggAAACCATACGATTGCGTCCACCATGCCCAATTGCTAAGTGTGCATTATGAATGATATCAAATAATTCTTCAGTTGTAAGATAATATTTTAGACTGGGTGTTTTCGTCAACTGGCATAATAAGTCGCTCTTTACCACTTATTGTAATTACATCATATTTACAATCCATTCTATagtgctttgttgtttttttagcacccggtgttctcaaaatatttttcGCTTCTTTAATTTCACTTATTCGGCGATTGTATTCGTCacagtttaaaaatgatttattgtcaTCACGTTTTGACTTGACTATtaagtttatataattattaaaacgagTGCCCACATCGTTGATATTAATGATAacacttattaaataaatttacgaataatttcagcacgaaaacaatacacaaaatacacacatgaagtaaacaatagtaaacctacacataacctatcttttagtcaaaatttcaacattgaccgattaacaacgggcattgtcgacattggccgggcaatgatagaaatgttatcaagaatttaaaattatcatcaatgtccagtttctatggacaataacgttaatatccggccattgtcgatattggccggccaataacgttattggccggatttacgtcattgtccgtaacatatatACAACGTAAATCCAAATCatgattttcaaagtttatacattgtaaattatgattagggagtgctcctagtagcatttaacgtgtcttggtttgtttatttctactgcatcttgattgtaaatttagtatagttattTGTATTTGGTATTCAGTATATGTTTACGATCTGTTTtcgtttttatgttttatatttatacagtgtgttat encodes:
- the LOC114329843 gene encoding CLK4-associating serine/arginine rich protein — protein: MMWHEARRQERKIRGMLVDYRRRAERRRDFYERIKADPTQFLQIHGRQCKIHLDQNTATAADNAAMMPWQGQSDNLIDRFDVRAHLDYIPNVEKSVEETLTQEERNLNYERYRIIAQNSFLAIPEEKFLKQLHLEEQFGYTEIKSKKDVKGGATIGYNYEDSTSMPVEAIDESEEENSDNDLDVDLAINVSKMDPVQANDLNKHGRGYGMSSNDFYSFLINDLEEAEADRLAREEEQEKALFSGRKSRRERRYHREKRLANRTISPPSYAAKVSPPPNIFEHRSKSRSKSPSPENAGKITYITSFGEEEETPSSSKAIPSSKTKSKDKAECNSEKSSLKKRLSRSRSKDRYCHRSKNNSRRKSRSRSSSRSRSKLVSGSRTYNNRRSRSRSISISRLRSVSASKGQSNNKRRRSSSSSSTSSTSSSSSSSSSSSSDSDKNSIKNLLDTDKQSPVQPVDGPPKVIPRYYGRKRSDESSSEPTSDPEDKTTVEDGSVESQNKSAYSRTNSNPNTVLSIAERFKRKRQALLNKQFKADKIAEQIKTEKERLEQQARVDELREMSIKLRKRQREKRHANDSGRSSSSDESSGSSHSSFTKEQSISPIREKEKRNEASSSNSRNHESKQDYRYRRDRRSRSSSRKRTSSRDWKRNSRDADIRNKRDERDTGKREDRDRRDRDDRDREDRDREDRDREDRDRRNRDYDRRDRRRDEDDKYRRGR